The Herpetosiphonaceae bacterium genomic interval TTCTGGCGACGATGAGCCATGAGCTGCGCACGCCGCTCAATGCCATCATCGGCTTTACCGATCTGACGCTTGAAGAGTACGTCGGCCCGCTGAACGCGCAGCAGCGCAGTAACCTGCTGCGTGTCAGCCGCAATGCGCGCGCGCTGCTCGAGCTGATCAACAGCGTGCTCGATATGAGCAAGATCGACGCGGGACGCATGCAGCTTGCCAGCGAGCCGGTCTTCAGCGACACGCTCGTGCAGAGCGCTGCCGCCAGCATCGAGACGATGGCGCAGGCCCGACAGTTGCAGGTGGCGATCCGCGAGGCGGATACGAGCCTACCGCCCGTGCGGGGCGATGCCGGGCGTATCCAGCAGGCATTGCTCAACCTCCTCTCGAACGCGGTCAAGTTCACGCCGCCACGGGGCACCATCACCGTTGTGCTGGAGTATGGCCTGGCCGGGACATTGACCACCGCAGCACCCGCGCTGGAGCCAATGCCGCCCGGCCCGTGGGTAGCGCTGAGCGTGCAGGATACCGGCATTGGGATCGCCCCCGAAGAGCAGGAGCGCATCTGGAGCGAGTTCTATCAGATCGACAGCTCCACGACGCGCGAGTATAGCGGCACCGGACTCGGCCTGGCGATCACCAGGCGGCTGACGATGCTGATGGGCGGCCACGTCGGCCTGCGCTCGGCGCTCGGCAGCGGCTCGACCTTTACCCTGTGGCTGCCGGTCGTGCCATCTGATTAATTTCGAGTCCAACGGTTTGCGTTCAGGCCCTCACCCCCCGGCCTGCGCTCGGCGTTGTGTTCCCTTGCTCCGTTGTTCTTTCGTCCCCCGGATCTTGGTTCTCTGATTGCTCACTCAGGCCGCCTCAGGTCTGCGCCAGCGTGTGCTGCTCAGCGCCGGATTTGCGCGTATAATGGCAGGGCAGAAACACGTACGGGAGGATGGCAATGCGCTTCGGAACAGCTCAAAACCGCCCACAATGGCTCCAGGTTGGTCTTGGCCTGGCAGTGATCGTCGCGACGTATCTCTTTTTGATTTTGACTCGCGCGCCAGATATTGCGGCGAGCCAGAGCGGCGACGTGCCGGGCGTGGGCCAGAGCACGACTGCGCTGATCGCTCTGGCCGGGTATTTGCTCGGCGCGGGGCTGATTATCTGGGGCGTGGCGCGTCAGTTCACCACATCGACCTACGCGCTGATCCCGGTCGCCATCGCGATCAACGTGGTGATCGGCGATCTTGTGCAAAACTTCCTGCGGCTGCCGCTCTACCTCGACTCGATCGGCACGGTGCTGGTCGGAGTGCTGGTTGGCCCGTGGGCGGCGGCGGCGACCGGCGGGCTGTCAAACATTATCTGGGGCCTGTTCCGCCCAGGCGCGCTGCCCTTTGCCGTCGCGGCAATCGCGATCGGCCTGCTGGCGGGCTGGTTTACGCGCCTGGGCTGGTTCAGGCGGGCCTATCTGGTACCGATCGCCGGGCTGATCACCGGGATTTTCGCCGCGCTGATATCGTCGCCGATCGCGGCATTTATCTTCGGCGGTGTTACCGGCGGCGGCACCGATGCGCTGGTCGCCGCGTTTCGGGCCTATGGCGCGAGCGTGCTCCAGGCGACCACGCTGCAAGGTCTGGCGGCGGACCCGCTCGATAAGCTGATCTCCTTTGCGGTCGTCTATCTGATCGTCGTTGCGCTGCCGCCGCGCATGCGCGCGCGCTTCAGCCAGTCGGGCACGACCGCCGAGAATCTGCCGCGATGATCGCGCTCTACCAGCCGCGCGCGAGCGCTGTTCATCGGCTGCATCCGCTGACCAAGCTGACGATCAGCTTTGGGCTGATCGCGCTGGCGCTGGGCGTGGCGGTCGACTGGGCTCCGCTGGCGCTCTTTGTCCTGGTGCTGATCCCGCTGAGCGTTGCGGCGCGAGTGGCGCGGCCTTTCCTGGGCACCAGCCTGCGCCTGCTGCTGCCGTTCGCGCTCTCGCTCTTTGTGATCCAGAGCCTGTTCTTTCCCGAAGGCAGCACGGTCATTGCGCGGCTCGGCCCGCTGGCGGTCAAGGCCGAGGGCGTGCGCTTTGCCTTTGCCGCGACGGTGCGGATTCTGCTGATCACGGGCGCGCTGCTGCTGACGCTGCTGACGACCCATCCGGGCGTGCTGATGTCGGCGCTGGCGCAGAAGGGCCTGCCCCCGAATCTGGCCTATGTGATCGTCACGACGCTCCAGATTGTGCCGCAGATGCGCGAGCGGGCAAACCTGATCGTAGATGCGCAGCGGGCACGCGGCCTGGAGACGCAGGGCTCGCTTCTGCGGCGCACGCGGGCGCTCCTGCCGCTGCTGGGGCCGCTGGTGCTGGGCGCGCTGCTGGATGTCGAGGAGCGTACGCTGGCGCTTGAGGCGCGGGCCTTTAGCGCGACGACGCCCAAGACGAGCCTCTTCGAGCTGCCCGATCCGCTGTACGAGCGGCTGCTACGCTGGGCGATCCTGCTGGCGATTCTGGCGGTCGTCGGGCTGCGGCTGGCGGAGGCGCTGCGATGATCGCGCTGCGTGACGTGCGCTATACCTATCCCGGTGAGGCGCAGCCCGCGCTGGATGGTGTGACGCTGGAGATCGCGGCAGGCGAGGTCTGCGCGGTGATCGGGCCGAACGGCGCGGGCAAATCGACGCTATGCTACACGATCGGGGGCTTCGTGCCGCACTATTTTCACGGCGACCTGCGCGGCGAGGTGCTGGTCGACGGGCGGCGGACGATCGAGCATCCGCTTGGCGAGCTGGTCAAGCATACCGGGCTGGTCTTTCATAATCCGCTCAACCAGATCTCCGGCGCGCGCTTCACCGTGCGCGAGGAGCTGGCCTTTGGCCTGGAAAACCTGGGCGTCCAGCGCGACGAGATGCTGCCACGGATCGCGGCGGCGCTCGATCTTGTGGGGATCGCGCATCTGGCCGAGCGCTCGCCGTTCGAGCTATCGGGCGGGCAGCAGCAGCGCGTGGCGCTGGCCTCGATCTTGGTGATGGGGCCGCGTGTGCTGCTGCTCGACGAGCCGACCTCGCAGCTCGATCCGCTGGGCACTAAAGAGGTCTTTGCCGCGATCAAAGCGCTGAGTCGCACGGGCGTGACGGTGGTGCTGGTGGAGCATAAGCCGGAGCTTATCGCCGAGTTCGCCGATCACGTGATCGTGCTGCATGGTGGCCGCATCCAGATGCAGGGGCCGCCGCGCGCCGTGCTGTCGCACCCGGATCTGCCCGCGCTCGGCGTGAGCGTGTCGCGCTATACGGAGGCGGCGCGGGCAGGTCTGGCGCGTGGCCTGTGGCCCGCCGATCTGCCGCTGCCGGTGACGCTGGACCAGGCGGCGCGCGGCTTTGGGGCGGGCCGGCTGCCACTGCGGG includes:
- a CDS encoding energy-coupling factor transporter transmembrane component T, whose protein sequence is MIALYQPRASAVHRLHPLTKLTISFGLIALALGVAVDWAPLALFVLVLIPLSVAARVARPFLGTSLRLLLPFALSLFVIQSLFFPEGSTVIARLGPLAVKAEGVRFAFAATVRILLITGALLLTLLTTHPGVLMSALAQKGLPPNLAYVIVTTLQIVPQMRERANLIVDAQRARGLETQGSLLRRTRALLPLLGPLVLGALLDVEERTLALEARAFSATTPKTSLFELPDPLYERLLRWAILLAILAVVGLRLAEALR
- a CDS encoding ABC transporter ATP-binding protein, which codes for MIALRDVRYTYPGEAQPALDGVTLEIAAGEVCAVIGPNGAGKSTLCYTIGGFVPHYFHGDLRGEVLVDGRRTIEHPLGELVKHTGLVFHNPLNQISGARFTVREELAFGLENLGVQRDEMLPRIAAALDLVGIAHLAERSPFELSGGQQQRVALASILVMGPRVLLLDEPTSQLDPLGTKEVFAAIKALSRTGVTVVLVEHKPELIAEFADHVIVLHGGRIQMQGPPRAVLSHPDLPALGVSVSRYTEAARAGLARGLWPADLPLPVTLDQAARGFGAGRLPLRDRSAPQPQRSTEAE
- a CDS encoding ATP-binding protein — its product is MEIRRVLRELTIQAIRLLFAEPLDREAARAIGATLPQLNYTPPESLSRTVEVLSAQLVMAVPNDALVQLQPRIAALLGEVAAGFFRQARNAILADQEEIRHALLVERRRAETALAAARDQALETARLKSDFLATMSHELRTPLNAIIGFTDLTLEEYVGPLNAQQRSNLLRVSRNARALLELINSVLDMSKIDAGRMQLASEPVFSDTLVQSAAASIETMAQARQLQVAIREADTSLPPVRGDAGRIQQALLNLLSNAVKFTPPRGTITVVLEYGLAGTLTTAAPALEPMPPGPWVALSVQDTGIGIAPEEQERIWSEFYQIDSSTTREYSGTGLGLAITRRLTMLMGGHVGLRSALGSGSTFTLWLPVVPSD